Proteins from a genomic interval of Rosa chinensis cultivar Old Blush chromosome 2, RchiOBHm-V2, whole genome shotgun sequence:
- the LOC112188761 gene encoding allene oxide cyclase, chloroplastic, whose translation MACSSSPRPTKVQEFHVYEINERDRSSPAYLSLSQKPAHSLGDLVPFTNKIYTGDLQKRLGITAGLCILIESKPEKKGDRYEAMYSFYFGDYGHISVQGPYLTYEDTSLAVTGGSGIFEGVYGHVKLHQIVFPFKILYTFYLKGIEDLPEELTAVKLVEPSPSVQPSPAAKACEPQATVSNFTN comes from the exons ATGGCTTGCTCAAGCTCTCCAAGACCCA CAAAAGTTCAAGAGTTCCATGTGTATGAGATCAACGAACGAGACCGTTCAAGCCCGGCTTACCTTAGTTTGAGCCAGAAACCTGCCCATTCGCTTGGAGATCTCGTGCCCTTCACTAACAAA ATATACACCGGCGACCTTCAGAAACGATTGGGGATAACGGCGGGACTTTGCATTTTGATCGAAAGCAAGCCTGAAAAGAAGGGTGACCGATATGAGGCAATGTACAGCTTCTATTTTGGGGACTATGGTCACATTTCCGTCCAAGGACCGTACTTGACTTACGAGGACACGAGCTTGGCCGTGACCGGTGGTTCGGGGATATTCGAAGGAGTGTATGGACATGTCAAGCTACACCAGATTGTGTTCCCCTTCAAAATCTTGTACACTTTTTACTTGAAGGGGATTGAGGACTTGCCTGAGGAGCTTACGGCTGTGAAGCTTGTGGAACCAAGCCCCAGTGTTCAGCCCAGCCCTGCTGCCAAGGCTTGTGAACCCCAAGCTACTGTCTCTAATTTCACTAACTAG
- the LOC112185106 gene encoding serpin-ZX, with protein sequence METRSVDGVPYMTSCFGGCHSISAFDGFKVLNLSYKGSSDYKDHRCFSMHLLLPDARNGLPALVERVCSESGFLDRHLIKWNMVRAGRLLIPKFKISSRFEASCVLEKLVLGGVGANTNIFHQAVIEVNEDGTTAAAATVAIWVGASAPPPQEIQDFVADHPCIHAILIREGGGTVLFMGQVLNPLAG encoded by the coding sequence ATGGAAACTCGATCAGTTGATGGAGTACCTTACATGACTAGCTGTTTTGGTGGTTGCCACTCCATAAGTGCCTTTGACGGCTTTAAAGTCTTGAATCTTTCTTACAAAGGAAGTAGTGATTACAAGGACCATCGATGTTTCTCTATGCACTTGCTTCTTCCGGATGCAAGAAATGGGCTGCCGGCTCTGGTCGAGAGGGTTTGTTCGGAGTCTGGATTTTTAGATCGTCATCTAATTAAATGGAATATGGTTCGAGCTGGTCGCTTATTGATCCCAAAGTTCAAGATCTCTTCTAGGTTTGAAGCATCCTGTGTTTTGGAGAAACTAGTGCTGGGGGGTGTTGGTGCCAACACGAATATATTCCATCAAGCCGTAATTGAGGTTAATGAAGATGGCACAACTGCGGCAGCTGCTACTGTTGCCATATGGGTTGGGGCTTCTGCTCCGCCGCCTCAAGAGATACAAGACTTTGTGGCCGATCACCCATGCATTCATGCTATTCTCATCAGAGAAGGTGGTGGAACGGTGTTGTTCATGGGGCAAGTGCTCAATCCGCTTGCTGGCTga
- the LOC112188753 gene encoding protein rough sheath 2 homolog, whose product MKERQRWQPEEDALLRAYVKQYGPKEWALVSQRMAQPINRDPKSCLERWKNYLRPGLKKGSLSPEEQSLVIQLQAKYGNKWKKIAAELPGRTPKRLGKWWEVFREKQLKHKPGCSSAAAAAGASQASTAASSSSTQPPEGSIPVAAGISSPEKAAQGPYDHILETFAEKYVQPKLYGMMSEPDPLLSLGSAAATPSVLPPWMNPPSATSSTSSTTPSPSVSLSLSPSDPGYDPDPTRVQMGTLVQWCKEVEEGRQSWVQHKKEATWRLSRLEQQLESEKARKRREAMEEIEAKIRALREEEMAFMGRIESDYREQMSVLQREAESKEAKLVEAWCSKHVKLAKLVDQIGGHGHNNHASHGFTS is encoded by the coding sequence ATGAAGGAGCGGCAGCGCTGGCAACCCGAAGAAGACGCCCTCCTCCGCGCCTACGTGAAGCAGTATGGCCCCAAAGAATGGGCCCTCGTCTCCCAGCGCATGGCCCAGCCCATCAACCGCGACCCGAAGTCCTGCCTCGAGCGCTGGAAGAATTATCTGAGGCCCGGCCTCAAGAAGGGCTCCCTCTCCCCGGAGGAGCAGTCCTTGGTCATCCAGCTTCAGGCCAAGTACGGCAACAAGTGGAAGAAGATCGCCGCCGAGCTCCCCGGCCGCACCCCCAAGCGCCTCGGCAAGTGGTGGGAGGTCTTCCGCGAAAAGCAGCTCAAACACAAGCCCGGCTgctcctccgccgccgccgccgccggtGCGTCGCAAGCCTCCACCGCCGCGTCCTCCTCGTCGACTCAGCCCCCGGAGGGGAGTATTCCGGTCGCCGCCGGGATCTCCTCGCCGGAGAAGGCCGCGCAGGGGCCGTACGACCACATTTTGGAGACGTTTGCTGAGAAGTACGTCCAGCCCAAGCTCTACGGCATGATGTCCGAACCCGACCCGCTTCTCTCGCTCGGGTCGGCCGCCGCGACGCCTTCCGTTCTGCCGCCGTGGATGAACCCGCCTTCCGCGACGTCGTCCACATCCTCCACGACGCCTTCTCCTTCGGTGAGCCTGTCGCTTTCGCCGTCGGATCCGGGTTACGACCCGGACCCGACCCGGGTGCAGATGGGTACGCTGGTGCAGTGGTGCAAGGAGGTGGAGGAGGGGAGGCAGAGCTGGGTGCAGCACAAGAAGGAGGCCACGTGGCGGCTGAGCAGGCTGGAGCAGCAGCTGGAGTCGGAGAAGGCGAGGAAGAGGAGGGAGGCGATGGAGGAGATCGAAGCCAAGATAAGGGCGTTGAGGGAAGAAGAGATGGCGTTTATGGGTCGGATAGAGAGCGATTACAGAGAGCAAATGAGCGTTTTGCAGAGAGAGGCGGAGAGCAAGGAGGCCAAGCTGGTGGAAGCTTGGTGTAGCAAGCATGTCAAGCTTGCTAAGCTTGTGGATCAAATTGGGGGTCATGGCCATAATAATCATGCCAGTCATGGCTTCACCAGTTAA
- the LOC112188757 gene encoding AP2/ERF and B3 domain-containing transcription factor RAV1: MDLMSSFNENASDSNSKLPSSRYKGVVPQPNGRWGAQIYEKHQRVWLGTFKGEEEAAKAYDIASQRFRGLDAITNVKQSSWSATIDDHEDEAFFLQSHSKAEIVDMLRKHSYTNELELFKHKNRGKRIKYRNIDLMDIHIQKEWLFEKVLTPSDVGRLNRFVIPKQQAEKHFPLMDSEAKGALLNFEDDLGNVWRFRYCFWSSSRSYVLTKGWTRFVKEKKLKGGDVIRFHGSIMGEDKKLFIECGPRNIDDEVSGFRERTGTVDEPLMAPGRDHDGVIRLFGVNIVDSNILENSTYNCSQYM, from the coding sequence ATGGATTTGATGAGCAGTTTCAATGAGAATGCAAGCGATTCAAATTCCAAGTTACCTTCTTCAcggtacaaaggagtagtcccGCAGCCTAATGGCCGTTGGGGAGCGCAGATATACGAGAAGCACCAGAGAGTATGGTTGGGAACgttcaaaggagaagaagaagctgcCAAGGCATACGACATTGCTTCACAAAGGTTCCGAGGCCTCGATGCCATCACGAACGTCAAGCAATCCTCATGGAGTGCCACCATAGATGATCATGAAGATGAGGCCTTCTTCTTGCAGTCACATTCCAAGGCCGAGATCGTTGACATGCTTCGAAAACACTCCTACACCAATGAGCTAGAGCTGTTCAAGCACAAGAATCGTGGCAAGAGAATAAAGTACCGTAACATTGATTTGATGGACATTCATATTCAGAAGGAATGGCTGTTCGAGAAGGTGCTAACACCAAGCGATGTGGGGAGGCTAAACCGGTTTGTCATACCGAAACAACAAGCCGAGAAGCATTTTCCGTTGATGGATTCTGAAGCTAAGGGAGCGTTGCTAAATTTTGAGGATGATTTGGGGAATGTGTGGAGGTTTAGGTATTGTTTTTGGAGTAGCAGTCGGAGTTATGTGTTGACAAAAGGGTGGACTCGGTTTGTGAAGGAGAAGAAGCTGAAAGGGGGTGATGTAATTAGGTTTCATGGATCAATTATGGGAGAGGATAAGAAGTTGTTCATTGAGTGTGGGCCAAGAAACATCGACGACGAGGTTTCGGGTTTTCGGGAGAGGACTGGTACGGTCGATGAGCCGTTAATGGCGCCGGGTCGAGATCACGATGGAGTGATAAGGTTGTTTGGAGTTAACATTGTTGATAGCAACATTTTGGAGAATAGCACATACAATTGCTCTCAATATATGTAA
- the LOC112188763 gene encoding uncharacterized protein LOC112188763: MKLFFLAQHHHSNKGRKIKSISFFVEISRIIEALIGMAVESSSSSSKDNKRSKVSSRKLRGYLRQQKGRLYIIRRCVVMLLCWHD, translated from the coding sequence ATGAAGCTCTTCTTCTTGGCTCAACATCACCATTCAAACAAGGGCAGAAAAATTAAGTCGATCTCCTTCTTTGTAGAAATCAGTAGAATTATTGAAGCTCTTATAGGAATGGCAGTCGAGTCTTCGTCTTCGTCGTCAAAAGATAACAAGAGGTCGAAGGTTTCAAGCAGAAAGCTGAGAGGGTATCTTAGGCAACAGAAAGGGAGGCTCTACATCATCAGGAGATGTGTGGTTATGCTCCTCTGCTGGCATGACTAG